In Thalassoglobus sp. JC818, a single window of DNA contains:
- a CDS encoding HU family DNA-binding protein — MTKKEIVKTISEECGLTQLKTKEIVQKTFEAIIDTLVTEGRIELRNFGVFEVKKRAARKARNPRSGERVDVPEKFVVTFKPGKEMEERVLLLQEQSAQAAQQSSDPQNSAAEQSAPQQPQLNPPPAPQAPPISPTENSQPTNSPTHTQPSNSYPPPGG, encoded by the coding sequence GTGACAAAAAAAGAAATCGTCAAGACAATCTCTGAAGAGTGTGGTCTGACTCAACTGAAAACTAAAGAGATCGTTCAGAAGACTTTCGAAGCGATCATCGACACTCTCGTCACGGAGGGACGCATCGAACTGCGTAACTTCGGAGTGTTTGAGGTGAAAAAGCGTGCCGCAAGAAAGGCACGAAACCCTCGATCCGGCGAGCGAGTGGATGTTCCCGAGAAGTTTGTCGTGACATTCAAACCGGGAAAGGAGATGGAGGAAAGAGTCCTGTTGCTCCAGGAACAATCGGCTCAAGCTGCACAACAGAGTTCTGATCCACAGAATTCCGCAGCTGAGCAAAGTGCCCCACAACAGCCTCAACTGAATCCTCCGCCTGCACCGCAGGCTCCTCCAATTTCACCGACTGAGAATTCACAACCCACGAACTCACCAACACATACTCAACCTTCGAATTCCTATCCTCCACCCGGAGGTTAA
- a CDS encoding alpha/beta hydrolase-fold protein, translating into MTDPELSQSFVQSSAIAPGRAIWELAPPQASPSTAVIFLDAEIYLQSVNVVECIRQLSLDSTLPNFTTFFVSNHGQAARSVDFVCNPEYAAFLTQDLIPDILQRHESIDPQQLILVGLSLSGLAALHASLLYPDWFQATICQSPSMWWKNEAFLERITPATKRHGKYWISVGDQETEEDVDHSSANLHQQTSQLDSCRRTADKMKEFGYRVRFEIFSGGHDGPSWSEDLLRALPWALSQPE; encoded by the coding sequence ATGACCGATCCTGAACTCTCCCAGAGTTTCGTTCAGAGTTCCGCGATTGCCCCTGGTCGAGCGATCTGGGAGCTTGCACCCCCACAGGCTTCGCCTTCCACTGCGGTGATCTTCCTCGATGCGGAAATCTATCTGCAAAGCGTCAACGTGGTCGAATGCATTCGCCAGCTCAGTCTTGATTCGACATTGCCAAACTTCACGACATTTTTTGTGTCCAACCATGGACAGGCGGCTCGTAGTGTAGACTTCGTCTGCAACCCGGAATACGCAGCTTTCCTCACTCAGGATCTCATCCCGGACATTCTCCAGCGACACGAGTCGATCGATCCGCAACAGCTGATTCTTGTCGGTCTCAGCCTGTCTGGATTGGCCGCACTTCACGCGAGCCTGCTCTATCCTGACTGGTTCCAGGCGACCATTTGCCAATCCCCATCGATGTGGTGGAAGAACGAAGCCTTCCTCGAACGAATCACTCCTGCGACCAAGCGTCACGGAAAGTACTGGATCAGCGTGGGAGATCAGGAAACAGAGGAAGATGTTGATCACTCCTCAGCCAACCTCCACCAGCAGACCAGCCAACTCGACAGCTGTCGTCGAACTGCTGACAAAATGAAGGAATTCGGCTACCGTGTCCGCTTTGAGATTTTTTCCGGAGGGCACGATGGCCCGAGTTGGTCCGAGGATCTGCTGCGAGCGCTTCCATGGGCATTGTCTCAGCCAGAATGA